A window of the Streptomyces formicae genome harbors these coding sequences:
- a CDS encoding nitrate/sulfonate/bicarbonate ABC transporter ATP-binding protein — MVLNTLRNLRSAPSLTNTLLAPAPGAPARPAADGEVLLETAGLTKSYAGADGELPVLSGIDLQVRAGEVVALLGRSGSGKSTLLRCLAGLVPASSGGVTYRGAPLTGANPGTAMVFQTFALLPWLTVQQNVELGLEAKGLSADERAEAALRAIDLIGLDGFESAYPKELSGGMRQRVGFARALVVEPDVLLMDEPFSALDVLTAENLRGELMELWESGQFPTRAIVLVTHNIEEAVLMADRIVVLGSRPYGTIRETFEVGLERPRDRNARAFEELIDRVYRTMTGREKETRTPGRTDAVEPERRTPANTPLPPAGVDGLSGLAEMVAHRGGSCDLADLTDELGLEVDDMLPQVDALELLGFATVSGDDLVLTEAGTGFARADVQQSKTIFADAAMGAPLVRLIVASLRQNPKGTLRAGFFRDVLAHHFTSEQVTRQLETATDWGRYAELYSYDAEPQEYRLDESGTGNGKATGTSSGTER; from the coding sequence ATGGTGCTGAACACGCTGCGCAACCTGCGCTCCGCCCCCTCCCTCACGAACACTCTCCTCGCCCCGGCCCCCGGCGCTCCGGCGCGTCCGGCCGCGGACGGAGAGGTCCTGCTGGAGACGGCCGGCCTGACCAAGTCCTACGCAGGCGCCGACGGCGAACTGCCCGTCCTGTCCGGCATCGACCTCCAGGTCCGCGCCGGTGAGGTCGTCGCCCTGCTCGGCAGGTCCGGCTCCGGCAAGTCCACGCTGCTGCGCTGCCTGGCCGGCCTCGTGCCCGCCAGCTCCGGCGGCGTCACGTACCGCGGCGCCCCGCTGACCGGGGCCAACCCCGGCACCGCCATGGTCTTCCAGACCTTCGCCCTGCTGCCCTGGCTGACCGTCCAGCAGAACGTCGAACTCGGCCTGGAGGCCAAGGGCCTCTCCGCCGACGAGCGCGCCGAGGCCGCCCTGCGGGCCATCGACCTCATCGGGCTCGACGGCTTCGAGTCCGCGTACCCGAAGGAGCTCTCCGGCGGTATGCGCCAGCGCGTCGGCTTCGCCCGCGCGCTCGTCGTCGAGCCGGACGTGCTGCTGATGGACGAGCCCTTCTCCGCCCTCGACGTCCTCACCGCGGAGAACCTGCGCGGCGAGCTGATGGAACTGTGGGAGTCCGGCCAGTTCCCCACGCGTGCCATCGTGCTCGTCACCCACAACATCGAAGAGGCCGTGCTCATGGCCGACCGGATCGTGGTCCTCGGCTCGCGGCCGTACGGCACCATCCGCGAGACCTTCGAGGTCGGCCTGGAGCGGCCCCGGGACCGCAACGCGCGCGCGTTCGAGGAGCTCATCGACCGCGTCTACCGCACCATGACGGGCCGCGAGAAGGAGACGCGCACCCCCGGTCGCACCGACGCGGTCGAGCCCGAGCGGCGCACCCCCGCCAACACCCCGCTCCCGCCGGCCGGGGTCGACGGGCTCTCGGGACTGGCCGAGATGGTCGCCCACCGCGGCGGCAGCTGCGACCTGGCCGACCTCACCGACGAACTCGGCCTGGAGGTCGACGACATGCTGCCGCAGGTCGACGCCCTGGAGCTGCTCGGCTTCGCCACCGTCAGCGGGGACGACCTGGTGCTCACCGAGGCCGGGACCGGCTTCGCGCGCGCCGACGTCCAGCAGTCCAAGACGATCTTCGCCGACGCCGCCATGGGCGCGCCGCTGGTGCGGCTGATCGTCGCCAGCCTCCGGCAGAACCCGAAGGGCACCCTGCGCGCCGGCTTCTTCCGTGACGTGCTCGCCCACCACTTCACCAGCGAACAGGTCACCCGGCAGCTGGAGACCGCCACCGACTGGGGCCGCTACGCCGAGCTGTACTCGTACGACGCCGAGCCGCAGGAGTACCGCCTCGACGAGTCCGGTACGGGCAACGGCAAGGCGACCGGTACGAGCAGCGGCACCGAGCGCTGA
- the kdpF gene encoding K(+)-transporting ATPase subunit F, whose product MTAENIVGLIVAVALLGYLVLALVKPERF is encoded by the coding sequence GTGACCGCCGAGAACATCGTCGGCCTGATCGTCGCCGTCGCCCTGCTGGGTTATCTCGTCCTCGCCCTCGTCAAGCCGGAGAGGTTCTGA
- the kdpA gene encoding potassium-transporting ATPase subunit KdpA — protein MSPVLAGVLQLLALIAALALAYRPLGDYMARVYSSDKHLRVEKWIYKAIGANPTAEMRWPAYLRGVLAFSAVSVLFLYLLQRVQGSLPGSLGFSSIDPDQAFNTAASFVSNTNWQSYYGEQAMGHVVQTGGLAVQNFVSAAVGIAVAVALVRGFALPRTLRSARAGGTPTRTGELGNFWADLVRGIVRILLPISVVGAIVLVAAGAIQNFAGIHEVGQFMGGSQQWNGGAVASQEVIKELGTNGGGYFNANSAHPFENPNAFTNIFEIFLILLIPFALTRTFGKMVGSVRQGYAILAAMGIIWIGFTVLMWWTEFAGRGPAFEIAGGALEGKETRFGIGASSIFAVATTLTSTGAVDSFHSSFTGFGGGITMLGMQLGEIAPGGVGSGLYGMLIMAIIAVFIAGLMVGRTPEYLGKKIGTREIKLAALYILVTPALVLCFTAAAMALPTPGNSMTNSGAHGFSEILYAYTSGANNNGSAFAGLNADTQWFNTTIGLAMLLGRFLPMVFVLALAGSLAEQKPVPATAGTLRTDKPLYAGLLVGTILIITGLTYFPALALGPLAEGLAS, from the coding sequence ATGAGCCCCGTCCTCGCCGGTGTGCTCCAGCTGCTCGCGCTGATCGCGGCGCTCGCGCTGGCCTACCGTCCGCTCGGTGACTACATGGCCCGGGTCTACTCCTCCGACAAGCACCTGCGCGTCGAGAAGTGGATCTACAAGGCCATCGGCGCCAACCCGACCGCCGAGATGCGCTGGCCCGCCTATCTGCGCGGCGTCCTCGCCTTCTCCGCCGTCAGTGTCCTCTTCCTCTACCTGCTGCAGCGCGTCCAGGGCAGCCTGCCCGGCTCGCTCGGCTTCTCCTCCATCGACCCGGACCAGGCGTTCAACACCGCCGCGTCGTTCGTGTCGAACACCAACTGGCAGTCGTACTACGGCGAGCAGGCCATGGGCCACGTCGTGCAGACCGGCGGTCTTGCGGTGCAGAACTTCGTCTCCGCGGCCGTGGGCATCGCCGTCGCGGTGGCGCTCGTACGCGGTTTCGCCCTCCCCCGAACTCTTCGCTCCGCTCGAGCAGGGGGGACCCCCACCCGCACCGGTGAGCTGGGCAACTTCTGGGCCGACCTGGTCCGCGGCATCGTCCGCATCCTGCTCCCGATCTCCGTGGTCGGCGCGATCGTCCTGGTCGCGGCGGGTGCCATCCAGAACTTCGCCGGCATCCACGAGGTCGGCCAGTTCATGGGCGGCAGCCAGCAGTGGAACGGCGGCGCGGTCGCCTCGCAGGAGGTCATCAAGGAGCTGGGCACCAACGGCGGCGGCTACTTCAACGCCAACTCGGCCCACCCCTTCGAGAACCCGAACGCGTTCACCAACATCTTCGAGATCTTCCTGATCCTGCTCATCCCCTTCGCCCTGACCCGGACCTTCGGCAAGATGGTCGGCTCGGTCAGGCAGGGCTACGCGATCCTCGCGGCGATGGGCATCATCTGGATCGGCTTCACCGTCCTGATGTGGTGGACCGAGTTCGCGGGCCGCGGCCCGGCCTTCGAGATCGCTGGCGGCGCGCTGGAGGGCAAGGAGACCCGCTTCGGCATCGGCGCCTCGTCGATCTTCGCGGTCGCCACGACGCTCACCTCGACCGGTGCGGTGGACTCCTTCCACTCCTCCTTCACCGGCTTCGGCGGCGGCATCACCATGCTGGGCATGCAGCTCGGCGAGATCGCCCCCGGTGGTGTCGGCTCCGGCCTCTACGGCATGCTGATCATGGCGATCATCGCGGTGTTCATCGCGGGCCTCATGGTCGGCCGTACGCCCGAGTACCTCGGCAAGAAGATCGGCACCCGCGAGATCAAGCTGGCGGCGCTGTACATCCTGGTCACCCCGGCGCTGGTGCTCTGCTTCACCGCCGCGGCCATGGCCCTGCCGACCCCGGGCAACTCGATGACCAACAGCGGCGCGCACGGCTTCTCCGAGATCCTGTACGCCTACACCTCCGGCGCGAACAACAACGGCTCCGCCTTCGCGGGCCTCAACGCCGACACCCAGTGGTTCAACACCACGATCGGACTGGCCATGCTGCTCGGCCGGTTCCTCCCGATGGTGTTCGTCCTGGCGCTGGCCGGCTCGCTCGCCGAGCAGAAGCCGGTCCCCGCCACCGCAGGCACGCTGCGGACCGACAAGCCCCTCTACGCGGGCCTGCTGGTCGGCACGATCCTGATCATCACCGGTCTGACCTACTTCCCGGCCCTGGCGCTGGGTCCGCTCGCCGAAGGGCTGGCGTCATGA
- the kdpB gene encoding potassium-transporting ATPase subunit KdpB → MTTNVKKHEDAVEQTSTATPTRAPHSDVPTGHKPESGRVGAGLFDPKQLVKSLPDAIRKLDPRVMVKSPVMFVVLVGSVITTVLAVKDPGNWFGWAIAAWLWLTTIFANLAEAVAEGRGKAQADTLRKAKTDTVARRLVGTNEERVPGTELRIGDLVVCEAGDIIPGDGDVVEGVASVDESAITGESAPVIRESGGDRSAVTGGTKVLSDRIVIKITTKPGETFIDRMISLVEGAARQKTPNEIALNILLASLTIVFLLAVVTLKPFAIYAGADAQTSMIVLVALLVCLIPTTIGALLSAIGIAGMDRLVQRNVLAMSGRAVEAAGDVSTLLLDKTGTITLGNRQAAEFVPVQGTTEAEVADAAQLSSLADETPEGRSVVVLAKEKYGLRERHQGELAHATWIAFTAQTRMSGVDIDGRKVRKGAAGSVMAWVQEEGGTVADDADTISNRISEAGGTPLLVAVKDEKGARVLGVIHLKDVVKDGMRERFQELRRMGIKTVMITGDNPLTAKAIAEEAGVDDFLAEATPEDKMALIKREQAGGKLVAMTGDGTNDAPALAQADVGVAMNTGTSAAKEAGNMVDLDSNPTKLIEIVEIGKQLLITRGALTTFSIANDVAKYFAIIPAMFAVAYPSLDKLNIMALSSPESAILSAVIFNALIIIALVPLALKGVQYRPTSADKMLRRNLGIYGLGGLVAPFIGIKVIDMLISLIPGIG, encoded by the coding sequence ATGACCACGAACGTAAAGAAGCACGAGGACGCTGTGGAGCAGACGTCTACCGCCACCCCGACCCGGGCGCCCCACAGCGATGTGCCCACCGGTCACAAGCCGGAGAGCGGACGCGTCGGCGCCGGTCTCTTCGACCCCAAGCAGCTGGTCAAGTCCCTCCCGGACGCGATCCGCAAGCTGGACCCGCGCGTGATGGTCAAGTCGCCGGTCATGTTCGTGGTCCTCGTCGGCTCGGTGATCACCACCGTGCTGGCGGTCAAGGACCCGGGCAACTGGTTCGGCTGGGCGATCGCGGCCTGGCTGTGGCTCACCACGATCTTCGCCAACCTGGCGGAGGCCGTCGCGGAGGGCCGCGGCAAGGCGCAGGCGGACACCCTGCGCAAGGCCAAGACCGACACCGTGGCGCGCCGCCTCGTCGGCACGAACGAGGAGCGGGTGCCCGGCACCGAGTTGCGCATCGGCGACCTCGTGGTCTGCGAGGCCGGCGACATCATCCCCGGCGACGGTGACGTCGTCGAGGGCGTGGCCTCCGTGGACGAGTCCGCCATCACCGGCGAGTCCGCCCCGGTCATCCGTGAGTCCGGCGGCGACCGCTCGGCCGTCACCGGCGGCACGAAGGTGCTGTCCGACCGGATCGTCATCAAGATCACGACGAAGCCGGGCGAGACCTTCATCGACCGGATGATCAGCCTGGTCGAGGGCGCCGCACGGCAGAAGACGCCCAACGAGATCGCGCTGAACATCCTGCTCGCCTCGCTGACCATCGTCTTCCTGCTCGCGGTCGTGACGCTGAAGCCGTTCGCGATCTACGCGGGCGCCGATGCGCAGACCTCGATGATCGTGCTCGTCGCGCTGCTGGTCTGCCTCATCCCGACCACGATCGGCGCACTGCTGTCGGCGATCGGCATCGCCGGCATGGACCGCCTCGTCCAGCGCAACGTGCTGGCCATGTCGGGCCGTGCGGTCGAGGCCGCCGGCGACGTCTCCACGCTGCTGCTCGACAAGACCGGCACGATCACCCTCGGCAACCGCCAGGCCGCCGAGTTCGTCCCGGTCCAGGGCACCACCGAGGCCGAGGTCGCCGACGCCGCCCAGCTCTCCTCGCTCGCCGACGAGACGCCCGAGGGCCGCTCCGTCGTCGTCCTGGCGAAGGAGAAGTACGGGCTGCGCGAGCGCCACCAGGGCGAGCTGGCCCACGCCACCTGGATCGCCTTCACCGCCCAGACCCGTATGTCGGGTGTGGACATCGACGGGCGCAAGGTCCGCAAGGGCGCTGCCGGTTCGGTCATGGCCTGGGTCCAGGAGGAGGGCGGCACCGTCGCGGACGACGCCGACACCATCTCCAACCGCATCTCCGAGGCCGGCGGCACACCGCTGCTGGTCGCCGTCAAGGACGAGAAGGGCGCCCGAGTCCTGGGCGTCATCCACCTCAAGGACGTCGTCAAGGACGGCATGCGCGAGCGGTTCCAGGAACTGCGCCGCATGGGCATCAAGACCGTCATGATCACGGGTGACAACCCGCTGACCGCCAAGGCGATCGCCGAGGAGGCGGGCGTCGACGACTTCCTCGCGGAGGCAACTCCCGAGGACAAGATGGCACTCATCAAGCGGGAGCAGGCCGGGGGCAAGCTCGTCGCGATGACCGGTGACGGTACGAACGACGCCCCGGCGCTGGCCCAGGCGGACGTCGGCGTGGCGATGAACACCGGCACCTCGGCCGCCAAGGAGGCCGGGAACATGGTGGACCTCGACTCCAACCCGACCAAGCTGATCGAGATCGTCGAGATCGGCAAGCAGCTCCTCATCACCCGAGGCGCCCTGACGACCTTCTCGATCGCCAACGACGTGGCGAAGTACTTCGCGATCATCCCCGCGATGTTCGCGGTCGCCTACCCGAGCCTGGACAAGCTCAACATCATGGCGCTGTCCTCGCCCGAGTCCGCGATCCTCTCCGCGGTCATCTTCAACGCGCTGATCATCATCGCGCTCGTGCCGCTCGCCCTGAAGGGCGTGCAGTACCGGCCGACCAGCGCCGACAAGATGCTCCGCCGCAACCTCGGGATCTACGGACTCGGCGGCCTCGTCGCCCCGTTCATCGGCATCAAGGTCATCGACATGCTCATCTCCCTCATCCCCGGAATCGGCTGA
- a CDS encoding potassium-transporting ATPase subunit C — MNTSFGNAARLIGAGLRALLVLTLVTGVIYPLVVTGIAQGLFSDKANGSEITADGKVVGSSLIGQTYNLPKKDPDDAEEAAVPDLKWFQPRPSNGLGSNSVNTQYSLILSGATNRSGDNEDLIQWVKDAKAAVVKDNSTADYKVKPSDVPADAVTSSGSGLDPHISPEYAELQAHRVAEKNNLPLAQVDKLVADHTQGRILGFMGEPRVNVLELNIALKDLASKS; from the coding sequence ATGAACACTTCGTTTGGAAACGCGGCACGGCTGATCGGGGCCGGGCTCCGCGCCCTGCTCGTCCTGACCCTGGTGACGGGCGTCATCTACCCGCTGGTGGTCACGGGCATCGCCCAGGGCCTGTTCAGCGACAAGGCGAACGGCTCGGAGATCACGGCGGACGGCAAGGTCGTCGGCTCCTCGCTGATCGGGCAGACGTACAACCTGCCCAAGAAGGACCCCGATGACGCGGAGGAGGCCGCGGTCCCGGACCTGAAGTGGTTCCAGCCGCGCCCGTCCAACGGCCTGGGGAGCAACAGCGTCAACACCCAGTACTCGCTCATCCTCTCCGGAGCGACCAACCGCTCCGGCGACAACGAGGACCTGATCCAGTGGGTCAAGGACGCCAAGGCCGCCGTGGTCAAGGACAACTCCACCGCCGACTACAAGGTCAAGCCATCGGACGTGCCGGCCGACGCCGTCACCTCCTCCGGCTCCGGCCTGGACCCGCACATCTCCCCGGAGTACGCGGAGCTCCAGGCCCACCGGGTCGCCGAGAAGAACAACCTCCCCCTCGCCCAGGTCGACAAGCTCGTCGCCGACCACACCCAGGGCCGGATCCTCGGCTTCATGGGCGAGCCCCGGGTCAACGTCCTCGAACTCAACATCGCGCTGAAGGACCTGGCGAGCAAGAGCTGA